The proteins below are encoded in one region of Paramisgurnus dabryanus chromosome 2, PD_genome_1.1, whole genome shotgun sequence:
- the tnk1 gene encoding non-receptor tyrosine-protein kinase TNK1 — MMDHDTQWLYQILAEVQLERFYLKLRDGLNVTRIEHLNYVKEADLEHIGISKPGQRRLWEAVKQYKSNVRPRSWMVKVFNGRTQEGNDQNKGVGPGQGPDTGRALPCLIQDSELVFGEKLGSGSFGVVRKAEWFTPTGRVIPVAVKTLRSNSSRLGEMVTDFLQEVTIMQSLDHPNIIHLYGVVLTQPLKMVTELAPLGSLYDTLRLRQGFYPLLRLWLFSTQIAAGMEYLESRRFIHRDLAARNVLLASKELVKIGDFGLMRGLDQERDHYVMTAHRRIPFAWCAPESLRVGSFSHASDVWMFGVTLWEMFTYCEEPWLGLYGKQILYSVERGDRLERPQDCPQEIYSVMRKCWACSAADRPTFSQLTTMVAEAQPMELRAVKEFTDPRKLSLQPNDLITVIEHGQDISEWKGQNQRTLGTGWFPPALAAPSLTAVTPVSSSALISPPVRGSLHHAGHGDSDPARSWGTPERLNDTGNWGIPSTKVKNGSNLKKMSGMSKSLESVLGDNSGDNAAHPGHRRALPNQIPLDPRRFSDAVVFTPPPPRPPPPMLKRFKPQMMIHDRRQANPGAWAPPTHHLQLQFQHQPQQQCFGSNNLTRMSQLAKSSPQLDDDVNKEKERYKEKDRDKGPERYPPQVNKEALIAQVQEAVHGVTSEEVQRALHRNEWNPARAEQQLKTDQLFYMNQCSREECQKLLARYNWDLQLASRHIIRVIKDRDRTREGSERR; from the exons ATGATGGATCATGACACTCAGTGGCTGTACCAGATCCTTGCTGAGGTGCAGCTGGAGAGATTTTATTTGAAGCTGCGCGATGGACTCAATGTGACGCGTATTGAACACCTCAATTACGTTAAAGAAGCAGATCTTGAACATATTGGCATTAGTAAACCAG GACAGCGACGATTATGGGAAGCTGTCAAACAGTATAAAAGCAACGTGCGACCACGATCATGGATGGTCAAA GTTTTTAATGGTCGTACCCAGGAGGGAAATGACCAGAATAAGGGTGTTGGACCTGGCCAGGGGCCAGACACAGGACGTGCTCTCCCCTGTCTTATTCAGGACAGTGAACTGGTCTTTGGGGAGAAGCTGGGCTCAGGTTCCTTTGGTGTTGTTAGAAAAGCAGAATGGTTTACACCAACTGGACGAGTG ATTCCCGTAGCAGTGAAAACATTGAGGAGTAACTCATCGAGGTTGGGAGAAATGGTGACAGATTTCCTCCAGGAAGTTACAATCATGCAGTCTCTTGACCACCCCAACATTATACACCTCTATGGTGTTGTCCTTACTCAGCCCCTTAAAATG GTAACAGAGCTGGCTCCTCTCGGTTCTTTATACGACACACTGCGTCTGCGGCAGGGATTTTACCCCCTGTTACGACTCTGGCTCTTCAGCACACAGATTGCTGCGGGTATGGAGTATTTAGAGTCCAGGCGGTTCATCCACAGAGATCTTGCTGCACGTAATGTGCTCTTGGCTTCTAAAGAGTTAGTGAAGATCGGAGACTTTGGACTGATGAGGGGCTTGGATCAGGAAAGGGATCACTATGTCATGACGGCGCACAGACGTATTCCCTTTGCATG GTGTGCTCCTGAGAGTTTACGTGTGGGTTCTTTCTCTCATGCCTCTGATGTCTGGATGTTCGGTGTCACGTTATGGGAAATGTTCACTTACTGTGAAGAGCCCTGGTTGGGGCTCTATGGCAAACAG atattatacagtgtagagcgTGGTGATCGGTTGGAGAGGCCACAAGACTGTCCGCAGGAGATATACTCTGTGATGCGTAAATGTTGGGCCTGTAGTGCTGCTGATCGACCGACCTTCTCACAGCTCACAACCATGGTAGCTGAG GCACAGCCTATGGAGCTTCGTGCAGTGAAAGAATTTACAGACCCTAGAAAACTCTCTCTACAGCCGAATGATCTAATCACTGTAATAGAACATGG GCAGGACATATCTGAGTGGAAGGGGCAAAACCAGAGAACTCTGGGTACTGGCTGGTTCCCTCCAGCATTGGCAGCGCCCTCTCTTACAGCAGTAACTCCTGTGTCCAGTTCTGCTCTGATCTCTCCTCCTGTGCGAGGCAGTCTACATCACGCTGGCCACGGAGATAGTGATCCAGCACGGAGCTGGGGCACCCCAGAACGGTTAAATGA CACTGGAAATTGGGGGATTCCATCAACAAAAGTCAAGAATGGATCCAATCTGAAGAAAATGTCAG GCATGTCCAAAAGTCTGGAGTCAGTCCTTGGAGACAACAGTGGAGACAATGCCGCTCACCCCGGCCACCGTAGAGCCTTGCCGAACCAAATCCCCCTAGACCCCCGCAGGTTTAGTGACGCTGTTGTCTTCACACCTCCACCCCCACGCCCACCACCCCCCATGCTCAAACGCTTCAAACCCCAAATGATGATTCATGACCGTAGACAAGCAAACCCCGGTGCCTGGGCCCCTCCAACTCATCACTTACAGCTACAGTTCCAACACCAACCTCAGCAGCAGTGTTTTGGGAGCAACAATCTTACCCGGATGAGCCAACTGGCCAAATCGAGCCCTCAGTTAGATGATGACGTGAATAAAGAGAAGGAGCGGTATAAGGAAAAAGATCGAGATAAGGGACCGGAAAGGTACCCACCACAAGTGAATAAGGAGGCACTCATAGCACAG GTTCAGGAGGCGGTACATGGAGTGACCAGTGAAGAGGTTCAGAGGGCATTGCATCGCAATGAATGGAATCCTGCGCGGGCAGAGCAACAGCTTAAG ACAGACCAGCTGTTTTACATGAATCAGTGCTCTCGTGAGGAATGTCAAAAACTCCTCGCCCGCTACAACTGGGACCTGCAACTGGCAAGCCGTCACATTATTAGAGTGATCAAAGACCGAGATAGGACCAGAGAGGGATCAGAAAGACGATGA
- the LOC135730881 gene encoding phospholipid scramblase 2-like, with product MSGPGYPSPNQPPYPMPQQGGQYMPPYPMGGYGDPGQAAPPPGFQVGYHSVPDQPVMYQPGPASSPLPHGQPYGAPAPAPAPAPVSVPTGVPPGLEYLTQIDQILIHQKVELLEAFIGFETNNQYEIKNSLGQKIYSAKEKNDCCTRNCCGALRSFDMKIKDNSDREVIRLIRPFRCATCWCPCCLQELEVQAPPGTTIGYVKQDWHPCYPKFSIQGANKETLMKLEGPCLACNCCGDVNFELKGKDGGKSIGRISKQWSGLLKEVFTDTDNFGIKFPLDMDVKMKAVLMGACFLIDFMFFEKVGDSNQRNTVFS from the exons ATGTCTGGACCAG GCTATCCATCGCCAAACCAACCTCCATATCCCATGCCCCAGCAAGGAGGACAGTACATGCCCCCTTATCCCATGGGAGGCTATGGAGATCCTGGGCAGGCTGCCCCACCACCTGGATTTCAAGTAGGGTATCATTCAGTTCCAGATCAGCCGGTCATGTATCAGCCTGGTCCAGCTAGTTCACCATTGCCTCATGGACAACCATATGGAG CTCCTGCCCCTGCACCTGCACCTGCACCTGTGTCAGTGCCCACTGGAGTGCCACCTGGTCTGGAGTACCTCACTCAG attGATCAGATCCTTATTCACCAGAAAGTGGAGTTATTAGAAG CATTCATTGGCTTTGAAACCAATAACCAGTATGAGATCAAGAACAGCCTGGGCCAGAAGATCTACTCTGCCAAAGAGAAAAATGACTGCTGCACGCGTAACTGCTGTGGTGCACTGCGCAGCTTTGACATGAAGATCAAAGATAATAGTGACCGAGAGGTCATACGGCTCATCCGACCTTTCCGCTGTGCCACCTGTTGGTGCCCCTGCTGCCTGCAAGAG CTCGAGGTGCAGGCGCCCCCAGGAACGACCATAGGATATGTAAAACAGGACTGGCACCCGTGCTACCCAAAATTCTCAATTCAGGGAGCAAACAAGGAGACATTGATGAAGCTCGAGGGGCCCTGCTTGGCCTGTAACTGCTGTGGTGACGTGAACTTTGag cTAAAAGGCAAGGATGGTGGGAAGTCTATTGGCCGAATCAGTAAGCAGTGGAGCGGACTGTTAAAGGAGGTCTTCACTGACACTGACAACTTTGGCATCAAGTTTCCTTTAGACATGGATGTGAAGATGAAGGCTGTACTTATGGGTGCCTGTTTCCTTATT GATTTCATGTTCTTTGAAAAAGTTGGAGACTCTAACCAGCGCAATACTGTGTTTTCTTAA
- the LOC135730865 gene encoding phospholipid scramblase 1-like, with product MSGPGYPSPNQPPYSMSPYPMGGYGDPGQAAPPPGFQVGYHSVSDQPVMYQPGPASSQSQHGQQYGAPAPAPASVPAGVPPGLEYLTQIDQILIHQKVELLEAFIGFETNNKYEVKNSLGQKIYSAKEKNDCCTRNCCGALRSFDMKIKDNSDREVIRLIRPYRCVTCWCPCCLQELEVQAPPGTTIGYVKQDWHPCYPKFSIQGANKETLMKLDGPCLACNCCSDVNFELKGKDGGQSIGRISKQWSGLLKEAFTDADNFGIKFPLDMDVKMKAVLMGAAFLIDFIFFEQVGNSKQRNTVFS from the exons GCTATCCATCGCCAAACCAACCTCCATATTCCATGTCCCCTTATCCCATGGGAGGCTATGGAGATCCTGGGCAGGCTGCCCCACCACCCGGATTTCAAGTAGGGTATCATTCAGTTTCAGATCAGCCGGTCATGTATCAGCCTGGTCCAGCTAGTTCACAATCTCAACATGGACAACAGTATGGAG CCCCTGCACCTGCACCTGCGTCAGTGCCCGCCGGAGTGCCACCTGGTCTGGAGTACCTCACTCAG ATTGATCAGATCCTTATTCACCAGAAAGTGGAGTTATTAGAAG CATTCATTGGCTTTGAAaccaataacaaatatgaggtCAAAAACAGCCTGGGCCAGAAGATCTACTCTGCCAAAGAGAAAAATGACTGCTGCACGCGTAACTGCTGTGGTGCACTGCGCAGCTTTGACATGAAGATCAAAGATAATAGTGACCGAGAGGTCATACGGCTCATTCGACCTTACCGCTGTGTCACCTGTTGGTGCCCCTGCTGCCTGCAAGAG CTCGAGGTGCAGGCGCCCCCAGGAACGACCATAGGATATGTAAAACAGGACTGGCACCCATGCTACCCAAAATTCTCAATTCAGGGAGCAAACAAGGAGACATTGATGAAGCTCGACGGGCCCTGCTTGGCCTGTAACTGCTGTAGTGACGTGAActttgag ctAAAAGGCAAGGATGGTGGGCAGTCTATTGGCCGAATCAGTAAGCAGTGGAGCGGACTGTTAAAGGAGGCCTTCACTGACGCTGATAACTTTGGCATCAAGTTTCCTTTAGACATGGATGTGAAGATGAAGGCTGTACTTATGGGTGCCGCTTTCCTTATT GATTTCATTTTCTTTGAACAAGTTGGAAACTCCAAACAGCGCAATACTGTGTTTTCTTAA